In Nocardia yunnanensis, one DNA window encodes the following:
- a CDS encoding helix-turn-helix transcriptional regulator, producing the protein MNRTDRLYAIVEELRAVAPRLRTARELAARHGVSVRTVERDISALQQSGVPIYADVGRRGGYALEKSMSLPPLNFTAAEAVALAVAVARAGDGPFAAAGRSALRKILAAMSRQNADAAQQLALRVRLFDTPEAPAPMPIPPEVEQAVVARRVLRIEYLDGTGALSAREVEPVALLHGSNGWYLLAWCRLRDEPRNFRLDRMKRIELTEWTGPEREIDMCRPTEPVHEIRMISLG; encoded by the coding sequence GTGAACCGGACGGATCGGCTCTACGCGATTGTCGAGGAGTTGCGGGCGGTCGCACCGCGGCTGCGGACCGCTCGGGAATTGGCCGCGCGGCACGGGGTGAGCGTGCGGACCGTCGAGCGGGACATCAGCGCGCTGCAGCAGTCCGGGGTGCCCATCTACGCCGATGTGGGGCGGCGCGGCGGGTACGCGCTGGAGAAGAGCATGTCGTTGCCGCCGTTGAACTTCACGGCGGCCGAGGCGGTGGCGCTGGCCGTCGCGGTGGCGCGGGCCGGGGACGGGCCGTTCGCGGCGGCCGGGCGCAGCGCGCTGCGCAAGATCCTGGCCGCCATGTCGCGCCAGAATGCCGACGCGGCACAGCAATTGGCGCTGCGGGTGCGCTTGTTCGACACCCCCGAAGCGCCCGCGCCCATGCCGATACCGCCGGAGGTCGAGCAGGCCGTGGTGGCGCGGCGCGTGCTGCGCATCGAATACCTCGACGGCACCGGCGCGCTGAGCGCGCGCGAGGTCGAACCCGTGGCGCTGCTGCACGGCAGTAATGGCTGGTACCTGCTGGCCTGGTGCCGCCTGCGCGACGAGCCGCGCAATTTCCGGCTGGATCGGATGAAGCGCATCGAGCTGACGGAGTGGACGGGCCCGGAGCGGGAGATCGACATGTGCCGGCCGACCGAGCCGGTGCACGAGATCCGGATGATCTCGCTCGGGTAG
- the metE gene encoding 5-methyltetrahydropteroyltriglutamate--homocysteine S-methyltransferase, with amino-acid sequence MVNVTDGFGSSILGYPRIGEHRQLKRALESYWHGTLSRDELVATGREIQESQYLELAATGLTQVPGNTFSFYDHILDNALLFGAVPKRFEPYREGLHPLDFYFLMARGRPDLPPLELVKLLNTPYHYRQPELDTDTEFSLHPEALLDEFDRAKAAGIELRPVVLGPLSLLLLSKTGHVPGQTEFDKLVLLDKLLPVYEELFEILAKRGATCVQLDEPCFTSDRSPSTMELFEKTYQRLSKAPLRPRMLVTGQYGDFGEAIEILCRTSVEAIGLDLASYRVVPEELAKIPGIRRKRLYAGVISGTNVWRADRYVTLEYLNALAQVCPDMVVSTGATLLHVPYDVLVEYELEGPVADRLAFAKQKVLEVVSLAKALTEGPSEKWRKRPTSVHFKQKHAVRQRVYAVTPQMRVREPYETRKLAQQAKLQLPLVPATTLGSFPQTGSARQARHDLAQGRLSYEEYRKRIEAEIEATIRLQEDIGLDVLVHGEHERNDMIQYFAELLDGFATTHFGWVQVYGSRCVRPPIVYGDVSRPEAMSVSWTAYAQSLTDKPVKGMVTGPVTMLARSFVRQDQPLYETADQVALAIRDEVVDLEKAGIAIIQVDEPSIRELLPLRKKGQAEYLRWAVGAFKLATSGVKPETQIHTHIGYSSRTDVVEAIEELDADVTAIVATRSIEWVLEALKEDCAEGRGLTHGVGPGVYESRSARIPDIDELDELLTAAAEAVTPERLWANPDGGLKTRHHWQLDPSLRNLVAAARRVRRRAEAARTD; translated from the coding sequence ATGGTCAACGTCACCGACGGGTTCGGATCAAGCATCCTGGGTTACCCGCGGATCGGGGAGCACCGGCAGCTCAAGCGTGCGCTGGAGTCCTACTGGCACGGCACGCTCTCGCGCGACGAGCTCGTCGCCACCGGCCGTGAGATCCAGGAGAGTCAGTACCTGGAGCTGGCCGCCACCGGGCTCACGCAGGTCCCCGGCAACACCTTCTCGTTCTACGACCACATTCTCGACAACGCGCTGCTGTTCGGCGCGGTCCCCAAGCGGTTCGAGCCCTATCGAGAAGGCTTGCACCCCTTGGACTTCTACTTCCTGATGGCTCGCGGCCGGCCCGACCTGCCGCCGCTCGAGCTGGTCAAGCTGCTCAACACGCCGTATCACTACCGGCAGCCCGAGCTCGATACCGATACCGAATTCTCGCTGCACCCCGAGGCCCTGCTGGACGAATTCGATCGCGCCAAGGCGGCGGGCATCGAATTGCGGCCCGTGGTGCTGGGTCCGCTGTCGCTGCTGCTGCTGTCCAAGACCGGCCACGTGCCCGGCCAGACCGAATTCGACAAGCTGGTGCTGCTGGACAAGCTGCTCCCGGTGTACGAGGAACTGTTCGAGATCCTCGCCAAGCGCGGCGCCACCTGCGTGCAGCTGGACGAACCGTGCTTCACCAGCGACCGCTCGCCCTCGACCATGGAGCTGTTCGAGAAGACCTACCAGCGGCTGTCGAAGGCCCCGCTGCGCCCGCGCATGTTGGTCACCGGCCAGTACGGCGATTTCGGCGAGGCCATCGAAATCCTGTGCCGCACTTCGGTGGAGGCCATCGGCCTGGATCTGGCCAGCTACCGGGTGGTGCCCGAGGAGCTCGCCAAGATTCCCGGCATTCGCCGCAAGCGGCTCTACGCCGGCGTCATCAGCGGCACCAATGTGTGGCGCGCCGACCGGTACGTGACGCTGGAATACCTCAACGCGCTCGCCCAGGTCTGCCCCGACATGGTGGTGTCCACCGGCGCGACGCTGCTGCACGTGCCCTACGACGTGCTCGTCGAATACGAGCTCGAGGGTCCCGTCGCCGACCGCCTCGCCTTCGCCAAACAGAAGGTGCTGGAAGTGGTTTCGCTGGCCAAGGCGCTCACCGAGGGTCCGTCGGAGAAGTGGCGCAAGCGGCCCACCTCGGTGCACTTCAAGCAGAAGCACGCGGTGCGTCAGCGCGTCTACGCCGTCACCCCGCAGATGCGGGTGCGCGAACCCTACGAGACGCGAAAGCTCGCGCAGCAGGCCAAACTTCAGCTGCCGCTGGTGCCCGCCACCACGCTCGGCTCCTTCCCGCAGACCGGTTCCGCCCGGCAGGCGCGCCACGACCTCGCGCAGGGCCGGCTGTCCTACGAGGAGTACCGCAAGCGCATCGAGGCCGAGATCGAGGCCACGATCCGCCTGCAGGAGGACATCGGCCTGGACGTGCTGGTGCACGGCGAGCACGAGCGCAACGACATGATCCAGTACTTCGCGGAGCTGCTCGACGGCTTCGCCACCACCCACTTCGGCTGGGTGCAGGTGTACGGATCCCGGTGTGTCCGACCGCCGATCGTGTACGGCGACGTGTCGCGGCCCGAGGCCATGTCGGTGTCGTGGACCGCCTACGCGCAGTCGCTCACCGACAAGCCGGTCAAGGGCATGGTCACCGGTCCGGTCACCATGCTGGCCCGCTCCTTCGTGCGCCAGGATCAGCCGCTGTACGAGACCGCCGACCAGGTGGCCCTCGCCATCCGCGACGAGGTCGTGGACCTGGAGAAGGCCGGCATCGCCATCATCCAGGTCGACGAGCCGTCCATTCGCGAGCTGCTGCCGCTGCGCAAGAAGGGCCAGGCCGAATACCTGCGCTGGGCCGTGGGCGCGTTCAAGCTGGCCACCTCCGGCGTCAAGCCCGAGACCCAGATCCACACGCACATCGGCTATTCCAGCCGCACCGACGTTGTCGAGGCGATCGAGGAACTCGACGCCGACGTCACCGCCATCGTCGCCACCCGTTCCATCGAGTGGGTGCTGGAAGCGCTCAAGGAGGACTGCGCCGAGGGCCGCGGCCTCACCCACGGTGTCGGCCCCGGTGTGTACGAGTCCCGCTCGGCCCGCATCCCCGACATCGACGAGCTGGACGAACTGCTCACCGCCGCAGCCGAAGCCGTCACTCCGGAGCGCCTGTGGGCCAACCCGGACGGCGGCCTGAAGACCCGCCACCACTGGCAGCTCGACCCGTCGCTGCGCAATCTGGTCGCCGCGGCCCGCCGCGTGCGCCGGCGCGCCGAGGCGGCCCGCACCGACTGA
- a CDS encoding VOC family protein produces MSTPPFNTVAWFQVGSNEPEQVKAFYQELFGWNFAADPDEDGNYDIVTYPGSELPAGGIAHQDDAAGNHAIFYVLVQDVPEILAAAEKAGGKVFVQPVTAKNGLVFSELLDTSGNRFGIFSPPPGN; encoded by the coding sequence ATGAGCACCCCGCCCTTCAACACCGTCGCCTGGTTCCAGGTCGGCAGCAACGAGCCCGAGCAGGTGAAGGCGTTCTACCAGGAACTGTTCGGCTGGAACTTCGCGGCCGACCCGGACGAGGACGGAAACTACGACATCGTCACCTATCCGGGCAGCGAGCTGCCCGCGGGCGGCATCGCGCATCAGGACGACGCGGCCGGCAATCACGCCATCTTCTACGTGCTGGTCCAGGACGTCCCGGAGATCCTGGCCGCCGCCGAGAAGGCGGGCGGCAAGGTGTTCGTGCAGCCGGTGACCGCCAAGAACGGCCTGGTCTTCTCCGAGCTGCTCGACACCTCCGGCAACCGGTTCGGCATCTTCAGCCCGCCGCCCGGCAACTGA